CAAAAATCAATCAAAAAATTATTATTTTTTGGAAGATATACCTGCTTTTCCTGGCGCTGAAGGCTTTGGAAAATTAGCTACTGGAGGTAGAGGAGGCCAAGTTATGTATGTAACCAATTTAAATGATTCTGGTACAGGAAGCTTGCGAGCGGCGGTTGAAGCCAGTGGCGCAAGAATAGTTGTGTTTAAAGTCTCTGGAATTATTACGCTTACCAAAGATTTAAAAATCACAAATGGAAATATTACCATAGCAGGTCAGTCTGCTCCTGGTGATGGTATATGCTTAAAGGATTATTCAGTAACTATTGACGCAGATAATGTTATTATCCGTTTTATGAGATTTAGAATGGGAGATGAAGCAGAACATGAAGGAGATGCACTAGGTGGTAGATTTCACAATAATATTATTATAGACCATTGCTCTATGAGTTGGTCTACAGATGAATGTGTGTCTTTTTATAATAATCAAAACTCAACCGTACAATGGTGTATTATTTCAGAAAGTCTTCGTAATTCTGTTCATGGAAAAGGAGCTCATGGTTATGGTGGTATATGGGGAGGTAAAAATGCTTCTTTTCATCACAATTTATTAGCACATCACGATAGTCGTAATGCAAGATTAGGAGAAGAAGCTGGATCAGATTTTGCTCGTACCGACTTAGTGGACATTAGAAACAATGTTATTTATAATTGGGGAAATAATAGTACCTATGGAGGTGAAGCCATGAATGTAAACATGGTTAATAATTATTATAAACTAGGTCCTGCAACATTAGCTAATAATGGAACTACAAAAGAAGGACGGATTTTATCAATAGACAAAAATAAAGTGAAAGGTACTGAAGTCTATGATATTTGGGGTAAGTTTTATATTGATGGCAATTATGTAGATGGCAATACCAACTCTACAAATGATAATTGGAACTATGGTGTTTATAATCAATTCCATAGTTCATATTCTTCTTACTCAGGTGTTACTTGTAAAGATAGTAATGGGAATACAATACCATGTGAATATACAATTCCAGTTTCAGAGTCCGATAAAATAGCTATGAAGTTAAATACCCCTCTCGATGTACAAAATAATGTAACAACACATTCAGCAATAGAGGCTTATAACAAAGTACTTGCTTATGGAGGCGCTTCATTTGTACGTGATGTAATTGACTCACGCATAGTTTCTGAAACAGAAAACCGTTCTTTTACATACACTGGATCCAATGGTAGTACCAATGGTATTATTGATACACAAAGTGATGTTGGCGGATGGCCTGCATACAACTCAACTACAGCGCCTACTGATACTGATGGTGATGGTATGCCAGATGCATGGGAGGATACAAATGGACTTGATAAAAATAATGCTTCCGATGGAGTATCGACCTCTTTAGATGGTGGTTATACGAATGTGGAAGTGTATTTGAATAGTCTTGTGGCTTCAATAATAAGTAGTCAAAATGAAAATTCTTTATCAGTACAAAATAATAACATTGATAGTTCAGTAATAAAAATATACCCTATACCATTTAAAAATGATTTTTATATAGATTTAGATAAGGCAGGAAAGGTTAAGCAAATTTCGGTATTCAATATGCTTGGACAACAAATCCGTTTAATAAATGCCAACGAAATCACAAATAAAACCACAAAAGTGACTATTAACGATGGTACCGGTGTGTTTGTAATTAAGATAATTACAGAAAATGGTGTTATAAATAAGACCATTGTTAAAGAATAAGGAATAGTATCATTGTTTTATAAATTAAACCCTATCAGAAATTAAAAACTCTCTGATAGGGTTTTTTTATTGACGTTTCTAAAGGTTATTTGAAAATAGTATCTTCCTAA
This genomic window from Mariniflexile sp. TRM1-10 contains:
- a CDS encoding T9SS type A sorting domain-containing protein — its product is MKKLLLLTIPLFFCAFLNKEKANDLAVDKNQSKNYYFLEDIPAFPGAEGFGKLATGGRGGQVMYVTNLNDSGTGSLRAAVEASGARIVVFKVSGIITLTKDLKITNGNITIAGQSAPGDGICLKDYSVTIDADNVIIRFMRFRMGDEAEHEGDALGGRFHNNIIIDHCSMSWSTDECVSFYNNQNSTVQWCIISESLRNSVHGKGAHGYGGIWGGKNASFHHNLLAHHDSRNARLGEEAGSDFARTDLVDIRNNVIYNWGNNSTYGGEAMNVNMVNNYYKLGPATLANNGTTKEGRILSIDKNKVKGTEVYDIWGKFYIDGNYVDGNTNSTNDNWNYGVYNQFHSSYSSYSGVTCKDSNGNTIPCEYTIPVSESDKIAMKLNTPLDVQNNVTTHSAIEAYNKVLAYGGASFVRDVIDSRIVSETENRSFTYTGSNGSTNGIIDTQSDVGGWPAYNSTTAPTDTDGDGMPDAWEDTNGLDKNNASDGVSTSLDGGYTNVEVYLNSLVASIISSQNENSLSVQNNNIDSSVIKIYPIPFKNDFYIDLDKAGKVKQISVFNMLGQQIRLINANEITNKTTKVTINDGTGVFVIKIITENGVINKTIVKE